One stretch of Ananas comosus cultivar F153 linkage group 6, ASM154086v1, whole genome shotgun sequence DNA includes these proteins:
- the LOC109711297 gene encoding PTI1-like tyrosine-protein kinase At3g15890, translated as MHLRLCQMKFCSFFFCCGRPSDWSEKGSGSSRWVFSLRELLSATNNFNYDNKLGEGESGSVYWGQLWDGSQIAVKRLRMLSEKAEQDFAAEVETMGRVRHNNLLSLRGYCSEGPEHLLVYDYMPNFSLYSYLHGPHSADRLLHWGRRMSVAIGSAEGIAYLHHHATPRIIHKKIKASNVLLDSEFRARVADFGLADLAPESAAQVATTVKGTQGYLAPELAISAKATESCDVYSFGVLLLELVSGKRSIEKSSTNQRLAIADWAFPLAREKRFDEIADPKLDGSYVKEELKRLVLVGLFCAQSQPQRRPTMLEVAELLKGGAKENLLFIQNDEMFRIQTTASSL; from the exons ATGCATCTGAGGCTCTGCCAGATGAAGTTCTgctccttcttcttctgctgCGGAAGGCCCTCTGATTG gAGCGAGAAAGGAAGCGGTTCGTCGAGGTGGGTTTTCTCGTTACGAGAGCTTCTCTCCGCGACgaacaattttaattatgataataaGCTCGGCGAAGGAGAATCTGGAAGTGTGTATTGGGGCCAATTGTGGGATGGGTCTCAG ATCGCCGTCAAAAGGCTGAGAATGCTGAGCGAAAAGGCCGAACAGGACTTCGCCGCCGAAGTCGAGACTATGGGAAGAGTGAGGCACAATAACCTCCTAAGCTTGCGTGGATATTGCTCCGAGGGACCGGAACACCTCCTCGTGTACGACTACATGCCCAACTTCAGCTTGTACTCGTACCTCCACGGGCCGCACTCCGCAGATCGCCTTCTTCACTGGGGGAGGCGAATGTCCGTCGCCATCGGATCAGCCGAGGGGATTGC TTATCTTCACCACCACGCGACGCCTCGGATAATCCACAAAAAGATCAAGGCGAGCAATGTTCTGCTCGATTCGGAGTTTCGAGCTCGAGTTGCTGACTTCGGGCTCGCGGATCTCGCTCCGGAATCTGCTGCTCAAGTGGCTACAACTGTGAAAGGAACTCAAGGCTATCTTGCTCCAGAATTGGCCATTTCAGCGAAAGCCACGGAGAGCTGCGACGTATACAGCTTCGGTGTACTACTCCTCGAGCTCGTAAGCGGTAAAAGATCGATTGAAAAGTCGAGCACTAATCAGAGGCTAGCGATCGCAGATTGGGCTTTTCCGTTGGCTCGAGAGAAGAGGTTCGATGAAATTGCGGACCCGAAACTGGATGGCAGTTATGTGAAGGAAGAACTAAAGAGACTGGTGCTTGTCGGGCTGTTTTGCGCGCAGAGCCAGCCTCAGAGGAGACCCACAATGCTCGAGGTGGCGGAACTGCTTAAAGGAGGGGCTAAGGAGAACCTACTATTCATACAAAATGATGAGATGTTTAGGATACAAACGACGGCAAGTTCGCTGTAA
- the LOC109711610 gene encoding LOW QUALITY PROTEIN: ethylene-responsive transcription factor RAP2-1-like (The sequence of the model RefSeq protein was modified relative to this genomic sequence to represent the inferred CDS: inserted 2 bases in 1 codon; deleted 1 base in 1 codon), which translates to GREAYRGVRMRKWGKWVAEIREPNKRSRDMAGVLLDPIARRRAYDTAVXLPRPSARLNFPTSWRSSSRRAGQQQQQQTTTTTTNLRQQSSPPPTASLVGRLHPQEGTEVGARVDTPQTAATTTTTTRKTAADCHHHTPARRPAERRGFRRIRISIRSRARKTPTTIEKSTAVFM; encoded by the exons ggaagggAGGCGTACAGAGGGGTGCGGATGCGGAAGTGG GGGAAGTGGGTGGCGGAGATTCGGGAGCCGAACAAGCGGTCGCGCGATATGGCTGGGGTGCTACTCGACCCGATCGCGCGCCGCCGCGCCTACGACACCGCCGT ACTACCGCGGCCGTCCGCCCGCCTCAACTTCCCGACGAGCTGGCGGTCGAGCAGCCGCCGAGCAGgacagcagcaacaacaacaaacaacaacaacaacaacaaacctCAGACAGCAGTCTTCTCCTCCGCCGACGGCCTCCCTTGTCGGCCGCCTCCATCCGCAAGAAGGCACCGAAGTCGGCGCCCGCGTCGACACGCCCCAGACtgccgccaccaccaccaccaccaccagaAAGACAGCGGCAGACTGCCATCACCACACACCAGCACGACGACCAGCAGAACGGCGCGGATTCCGAAGAATCCGGATCTCAATCAGGAGCCGAGCCCGGAAAACTCCGACGACGATTGAGAAGTCGACGGCCGTTTTTATGtaa